In Kaistella faecalis, a genomic segment contains:
- a CDS encoding response regulator, whose protein sequence is MKKKVFIFDDNLEILELCTEILQDIGCEVQTSPTTNSVEQQVTDYMPDLILMDNWLPDMSGIEATKLLKANPQLKGIPVIYFSANSNISELANQAGADDFLAKPFDIDLFEKTVKKYTAE, encoded by the coding sequence ATGAAAAAGAAAGTATTTATTTTTGATGACAACCTCGAAATTTTAGAACTCTGTACCGAGATTCTGCAGGACATTGGCTGCGAAGTACAAACATCGCCCACCACAAACAGTGTTGAGCAACAGGTGACAGATTATATGCCCGACCTTATTTTAATGGATAACTGGCTGCCCGACATGAGCGGGATTGAGGCCACTAAACTGCTTAAAGCAAACCCACAATTAAAAGGTATTCCTGTGATTTATTTTTCAGCCAACAGCAATATCAGTGAACTGGCTAACCAAGCCGGTGCTGATGATTTTCTGGCAAAACCCTTCGACATCGACCTCTTTGAAAAAACGGTGAAGAAATACACCGCAGAATAA
- a CDS encoding response regulator, whose translation MNFRNNLLYGLGLSLLLLLMSSVASYISIKNLIDSSGMVRESNDTIKNINNVFSLVKDAETGQRGYLLSGDQAFLTPYNNAKAKIAQAVTELNSEITYSPQQAQNLEKLKVSVEARLMILDRNLNYKINNTDVTSEQLLAGKKHMDDIRATVAAMQTEEEAILQSRTESMNTFASYTPLLIIISALLSLTITLVFFRKVLQDFNEKNKLTTELEKKNDETVNRLLAIEKVTAQISNGDYDILLDQNAQESLGNVADPLNRMADSLKTSFNTLEEKEWLSTSITQLNDRMMGDKNISVLSAEILDLITSKTGSQVAALYVQQEDNLLHLEGSYALSDRDTKRALQIGEGIAGQAFQSKKQIVVQDIPDDGTTISFATGNTKPRNIVAVPITRYNIPLGVLELGTTATYTPLQLEFLNAISGNIGLAFYSAQSRIKLQELLEETQAQSEELQSQHAELENINTELEAQSQKLLASEEELRVQQEELLQSNQELEERTSLLEEKNALIEERNIDIQQKSIELEQSTKYKSEFLANMSHELRTPLNSILLLSKLMTESEDLDEQYVEYAEVMQSSGQGLLTLIDEILDLSKIESGKMTLEFHQVPLDEITADMRMLFSPMAKDKNLALNIETQPEAAKILRTDKLRLEQILKNLLSNAIKFTSQGSITLHVDADDTKEKVIFKVIDTGIGIAKDKVRLVFEAFQQADGSTQRKYGGTGLGLSISRELARLLGGEITLTSTEGKGSEFALVVPVDSEKAQLSAPEPVKEVTVYPVPEKPKQPERYISDRIPESIDDDRENIQSGDKVILIIEDDTAFAKILVDFSRTKNYKVIVAVRGDEGIEMAQHFKPLAILLDIQLPIMDGWQVMEALKSDPATKPIPVHIMSSMKFRQESLLRGAVDFINKPFALEQMQEIFSKLENVLAKGPKKVLIVEENEQHAKALSYFLSANNITTDIANNVSDSIDSLHKREIDCVILDMGVPDRNAYDTLETIKQNKGLEDLPIIVFTGKNLSQGEENRIKKYADSIVVKTAYSYQRILDEAGLFLHLVEEKTKKSKQQNGSFENLSELRNILKDKTVLIADDDVRNIFSLTKALELHGMKVIPAMDGKEALNALKKDPSIDVVLMDMMMPEMDGYESIREIRTLPEFKNLPVLAVTSKAMMGDREKCIAVGASDYISKPVDIDQLISLLRVWLYDKM comes from the coding sequence ATGAATTTTAGAAATAATCTTCTTTACGGCCTTGGGCTATCGCTGCTCCTCTTACTGATGAGTTCTGTAGCATCCTATATCAGTATTAAAAATCTTATCGACAGCTCTGGAATGGTGCGCGAAAGTAACGATACTATTAAAAACATCAACAACGTTTTTTCCCTTGTTAAAGACGCCGAGACCGGGCAGCGCGGTTATTTGCTTTCCGGTGATCAGGCATTCCTCACTCCTTATAATAATGCGAAAGCTAAAATTGCTCAGGCAGTAACGGAACTTAACAGCGAAATTACCTATTCGCCCCAACAGGCACAGAATCTGGAGAAATTAAAGGTAAGTGTTGAGGCCCGCCTCATGATTCTGGACCGCAACTTAAACTATAAAATAAACAATACAGATGTTACTTCCGAGCAGTTGTTAGCCGGAAAGAAACACATGGATGATATTCGGGCTACCGTCGCAGCAATGCAGACCGAAGAAGAAGCCATTCTGCAGTCTCGTACTGAAAGCATGAACACTTTTGCATCGTATACGCCGCTGCTCATCATTATTTCCGCTTTGTTGTCCTTAACAATTACTTTGGTGTTTTTCCGTAAAGTTCTTCAGGATTTCAACGAAAAAAATAAACTTACCACTGAACTCGAAAAGAAAAATGACGAGACCGTTAACCGTCTTTTAGCTATTGAGAAAGTAACTGCGCAAATCTCTAATGGTGATTACGATATTCTCTTGGACCAAAATGCACAGGAAAGTTTAGGCAATGTTGCAGACCCACTCAACCGCATGGCCGATTCCCTTAAAACCTCATTCAATACTCTGGAGGAAAAAGAATGGCTCAGCACCTCCATCACACAACTGAATGACCGAATGATGGGCGACAAAAATATCAGTGTACTATCTGCAGAAATATTAGATCTTATTACCTCCAAAACCGGCAGCCAGGTGGCTGCACTCTATGTACAGCAGGAAGATAACCTGCTTCATCTGGAAGGAAGTTATGCACTCAGCGACCGGGATACAAAAAGAGCATTGCAAATCGGAGAAGGGATCGCCGGACAGGCATTTCAGTCGAAAAAACAAATTGTTGTTCAGGATATTCCGGATGACGGAACCACCATCAGCTTTGCCACAGGAAATACTAAACCCCGCAACATTGTGGCGGTGCCGATTACCAGATACAATATTCCTCTCGGTGTGTTAGAACTGGGCACTACTGCCACCTACACTCCGCTGCAGCTTGAGTTTCTGAATGCGATTTCAGGCAATATCGGGCTGGCATTTTACAGTGCACAAAGCCGTATAAAACTTCAGGAACTTTTGGAGGAAACACAGGCCCAGTCCGAAGAACTGCAGTCTCAGCATGCTGAACTCGAAAATATTAATACCGAACTTGAAGCGCAGTCTCAGAAACTTTTAGCCTCTGAAGAAGAACTTCGCGTACAGCAGGAAGAACTCTTGCAGAGCAATCAGGAATTGGAGGAAAGGACAAGTCTGCTCGAAGAGAAAAATGCATTAATCGAAGAAAGAAATATTGATATTCAGCAGAAATCCATAGAACTTGAGCAGAGCACGAAATATAAATCTGAGTTTCTTGCGAACATGTCTCACGAATTGCGCACTCCGCTGAACTCAATTCTCCTGCTTTCAAAACTGATGACCGAAAGCGAAGATTTGGATGAACAGTACGTGGAATATGCTGAAGTAATGCAGAGTTCAGGGCAGGGATTATTAACGCTCATAGATGAAATTCTGGATCTGTCGAAAATTGAATCAGGAAAAATGACTCTGGAATTCCATCAGGTTCCATTAGATGAAATTACGGCAGACATGAGGATGCTTTTCAGTCCGATGGCCAAAGATAAAAACCTCGCACTTAATATAGAAACCCAGCCGGAAGCAGCAAAAATTCTCCGCACCGATAAACTCCGTTTGGAACAGATTCTTAAAAACCTTCTTTCAAACGCGATAAAATTCACTTCTCAGGGAAGCATTACGCTTCACGTCGACGCAGATGACACAAAGGAGAAAGTTATTTTTAAAGTCATTGATACCGGTATCGGAATAGCCAAAGATAAAGTGAGACTCGTTTTTGAAGCTTTCCAGCAGGCAGATGGATCTACCCAGCGCAAATATGGCGGTACAGGACTCGGTCTTTCTATCAGCCGAGAACTCGCAAGACTTCTGGGCGGGGAAATAACCCTCACAAGCACCGAAGGCAAAGGAAGTGAATTTGCTCTCGTAGTTCCTGTGGATTCAGAAAAAGCCCAACTTTCAGCTCCCGAGCCTGTAAAAGAAGTTACAGTTTATCCAGTTCCGGAGAAACCAAAACAGCCGGAGCGTTACATCTCCGACAGAATTCCAGAATCAATTGATGATGACAGGGAAAATATTCAGTCTGGCGACAAGGTCATCCTCATCATTGAAGACGACACCGCTTTTGCAAAAATTCTCGTCGACTTTTCACGTACCAAAAACTACAAAGTCATCGTCGCAGTGCGCGGCGACGAAGGAATTGAAATGGCACAACATTTTAAACCGCTTGCAATATTGCTCGACATTCAGCTACCGATTATGGACGGATGGCAGGTGATGGAAGCTTTAAAGTCTGATCCTGCAACAAAGCCGATTCCGGTGCATATTATGTCATCAATGAAATTCCGTCAGGAAAGTCTGCTGCGCGGTGCCGTAGATTTCATCAACAAGCCGTTCGCTTTAGAGCAGATGCAGGAAATCTTCAGCAAACTTGAAAATGTTCTTGCAAAAGGCCCTAAAAAAGTTCTCATCGTAGAAGAAAATGAGCAGCATGCCAAAGCCCTGAGCTACTTTTTGAGTGCTAATAACATCACGACAGATATCGCAAACAATGTGTCCGACAGTATAGATTCTCTTCATAAACGCGAAATCGACTGCGTAATTCTTGACATGGGCGTGCCCGACAGAAATGCCTACGACACACTGGAAACCATAAAGCAGAATAAAGGTCTGGAAGACCTACCTATCATTGTCTTCACCGGTAAAAATCTTTCGCAGGGCGAAGAAAACCGAATTAAGAAATACGCGGATTCTATTGTGGTGAAAACTGCATATTCTTATCAGCGTATTCTTGATGAGGCTGGTTTGTTCCTGCATTTAGTAGAAGAAAAAACGAAAAAGAGTAAACAGCAGAACGGAAGTTTCGAAAATCTGAGCGAACTGCGCAATATTTTGAAAGATAAAACAGTACTTATCGCTGACGATGATGTACGTAATATTTTTTCACTCACAAAAGCGCTCGAACTTCACGGCATGAAAGTGATTCCGGCGATGGATGGTAAAGAGGCATTAAATGCCCTCAAAAAAGACCCATCAATCGATGTGGTACTGATGGATATGATGATGCCCGAAATGGACGGCTACGAAAGCATCCGGGAAATCCGTACCCTTCCGGAATTCAAAAACCTGCCGGTGCTCGCTGTTACCTCGAAAGCCATGATGGGTGACCGTGAAAAATGCATCGCTGTGGGCGCTTCAGATTATATTTCCAAACCTGTAGACATCGATCAGCTGATTTCTTTATTGAGAGTTTGGCTTTACGATAAAATGTAA
- a CDS encoding chemotaxis protein CheB, translating to MKHCEALVIGGSAGSLDALLKMLPGLSAALPFPTILVLHRKPGKDNILTNLLTAKTSLNVKEIEEKETLMPATLYIAPPNYHLLIENDRSFSLDASEKVNFSRPSIDVTFESAAEVFGENLACLLLSGANSDGTLGLKAVKENGGIALVQNPSSAVVNFMPQYALDHVSADAVLDPSQMADYINKMA from the coding sequence ATGAAACATTGTGAAGCATTGGTTATTGGCGGATCTGCCGGCAGTCTCGACGCTCTTTTAAAGATGCTTCCGGGTCTCAGCGCTGCGCTTCCGTTTCCTACTATTCTGGTGTTGCACCGGAAACCGGGGAAAGATAATATCTTAACCAATCTTTTGACCGCTAAAACCAGTTTAAATGTAAAGGAAATTGAAGAAAAGGAAACTTTGATGCCCGCCACACTTTACATCGCTCCGCCCAACTACCATTTACTCATTGAGAATGACAGAAGTTTTTCGCTGGATGCGTCAGAGAAAGTCAATTTTTCCCGTCCCTCTATCGATGTAACATTTGAAAGTGCTGCCGAAGTTTTTGGTGAAAACCTTGCCTGTCTGCTGCTTTCGGGTGCCAACAGCGACGGAACGCTGGGATTAAAGGCTGTTAAAGAAAATGGCGGAATCGCCTTGGTTCAGAATCCATCTTCAGCGGTCGTAAACTTCATGCCGCAGTATGCGCTGGATCATGTATCTGCAGATGCTGTGTTGGATCCCTCACAAATGGCCGACTATATTAATAAAATGGCGTAA
- a CDS encoding sigma 54-interacting transcriptional regulator has product MKKDITFKELKKSGYTHKTISQEIQTNLITKIKAKENVFEGLLGYEDTVVPQLKKALLAGHHINLLGLRGQAKTRIARSMITLLDEYMPVVKGSEINDSPFQPISKFARDLIAELGDETPISWVHRSERFFEKLATPDVNVADLIGDIDPIKAATLKLPYSDERVLHYGMIPRANRCIFVLNELPDLQARIQVSLFNILQEGDVQIRGFQLRMPLDIQFLFTANPEDYTNRGSIVTPLKDRIGSQIFTHYPKSIALARQITEQEASISEEDKTQITVPDLAKNMLEEVAFAARESEFVDAKSGVSARLTISAMENLMAAAKLRLIESGAEKTTVRLLDFMSIVPSITGKIELVYEGEQEGADHVAKLLIDQAVITQFEQLFPRIPKLEKDGIKTPYTDIIKWFNENTAELSYADSDGEFYTELERITPLNEFVQEYGDQLTTEDQNFAKEVVLWALTISKKLDRLENHHHFTFDSAGIGKYYNK; this is encoded by the coding sequence ATGAAAAAAGATATCACCTTCAAAGAATTAAAAAAATCAGGATATACTCATAAAACCATCAGTCAGGAAATTCAGACCAACCTTATTACCAAGATAAAAGCCAAAGAAAATGTTTTTGAAGGGCTTTTGGGTTATGAAGACACCGTAGTTCCGCAACTCAAGAAAGCGTTACTTGCCGGCCATCATATCAATCTTCTTGGATTGCGCGGACAGGCAAAAACCCGAATCGCGAGAAGTATGATTACCCTTCTGGACGAATACATGCCGGTTGTAAAAGGTTCTGAGATTAATGACAGTCCTTTCCAGCCGATTTCTAAATTTGCCCGCGACCTTATTGCAGAACTGGGCGATGAAACTCCGATTTCCTGGGTTCACCGCAGCGAGCGTTTTTTCGAGAAACTCGCTACGCCGGATGTAAACGTGGCAGATTTAATTGGAGATATCGACCCCATTAAGGCTGCAACATTAAAGCTGCCTTATTCGGACGAACGGGTGCTTCATTACGGCATGATTCCGCGAGCCAACCGATGCATCTTTGTACTGAATGAACTTCCCGATTTGCAGGCAAGAATTCAGGTTTCACTGTTTAATATTTTACAGGAAGGTGATGTACAGATTCGCGGCTTCCAGTTGAGAATGCCGCTTGACATTCAATTTCTGTTTACTGCCAATCCGGAAGATTATACGAACCGCGGCAGCATAGTAACTCCGCTGAAAGACCGTATTGGTTCCCAGATTTTCACGCACTATCCCAAATCAATTGCGTTGGCAAGGCAGATTACAGAACAGGAAGCCTCGATTTCTGAAGAAGATAAAACACAGATTACGGTTCCAGATTTAGCAAAAAATATGTTGGAAGAAGTCGCCTTTGCAGCCCGCGAAAGTGAATTCGTAGACGCGAAAAGCGGGGTAAGCGCAAGACTCACCATTTCGGCAATGGAAAATCTGATGGCTGCCGCAAAACTTCGGCTGATTGAATCCGGGGCTGAAAAAACTACAGTCCGCCTTCTGGATTTTATGTCGATCGTTCCATCGATTACCGGAAAAATTGAATTAGTGTACGAAGGTGAGCAGGAAGGCGCAGATCATGTTGCAAAACTGCTGATTGACCAGGCGGTTATTACTCAGTTCGAGCAGCTTTTCCCGCGAATCCCTAAACTGGAAAAAGATGGAATTAAAACACCCTACACCGATATCATTAAGTGGTTTAACGAAAATACAGCAGAACTGAGCTACGCCGACAGTGATGGTGAGTTCTACACTGAGCTTGAGAGAATTACACCGTTGAATGAATTTGTGCAGGAATACGGTGATCAACTTACAACTGAAGACCAGAATTTTGCAAAAGAAGTTGTGCTGTGGGCGCTTACTATCAGTAAAAAACTTGACCGGCTTGAAAATCACCATCACTTCACCTTTGATTCGGCGGGTATCGGTAAGTATTACAATAAATAG
- a CDS encoding glycosyltransferase family 32 protein: MIPKKIHYCWFGGQPKSQLAEHCIASWKRIHPDFEIIEWNESNSPLEDNEYVKEAFEQGKWAFVSDYVRSKIMYEHGGIYMDTDMELKLPLDEFLSERAVCGFEVKGVPYSAFWMAEPKHQLSKDFMDWYNSQDGFFERINTDIFSEMLENEYGADRYSDTVQKLKSGVTLYPSVYFSQDLPKNYVSHHFNGSWFGGDSENTHKKMVNVYGLLERLINYPDAGKAAKSIINEHKIIDVNALLDLFPEEKIREYLQSKT, encoded by the coding sequence ATGATTCCAAAAAAAATTCATTACTGCTGGTTTGGAGGTCAACCCAAAAGCCAACTTGCAGAACACTGTATCGCCTCCTGGAAACGTATTCATCCCGATTTTGAAATTATCGAATGGAACGAAAGCAATTCTCCGCTAGAGGACAATGAATATGTAAAAGAAGCTTTCGAGCAGGGGAAATGGGCTTTTGTCTCAGATTATGTCCGGTCAAAAATCATGTACGAACATGGCGGAATCTATATGGACACCGATATGGAACTGAAACTTCCGCTTGATGAATTTCTCAGTGAACGTGCCGTATGTGGTTTTGAAGTAAAAGGTGTTCCGTATTCAGCTTTCTGGATGGCCGAACCTAAGCATCAACTTTCGAAAGATTTTATGGATTGGTACAACAGTCAGGACGGTTTTTTTGAGAGAATAAATACAGATATTTTTTCTGAAATGCTCGAAAACGAATACGGTGCTGACCGGTACAGCGATACGGTTCAAAAACTTAAAAGCGGTGTTACCCTCTATCCATCGGTGTATTTTTCGCAGGATTTACCGAAGAATTATGTAAGCCATCATTTCAACGGGTCGTGGTTCGGGGGCGATTCTGAAAATACCCATAAAAAAATGGTGAATGTTTATGGCTTGCTGGAGCGGCTTATTAATTATCCGGATGCGGGAAAGGCAGCGAAAAGCATTATCAATGAACATAAAATCATTGACGTAAATGCGCTGCTTGATTTATTTCCAGAGGAAAAGATCAGAGAGTATCTGCAATCAAAAACTTAA
- a CDS encoding alpha-amylase family glycosyl hydrolase yields MPRLIITLFLFFYITTMSQQPDSSYKPQKYVELTNPDWAKNATVYELNIRQFSAEGTFKAIEKQLPRLKKMGINIIWLMPVQPIGVVNRKGSLGSYYSVKDYLKVNPEFGTDADFRSLVKAIHAQGMYVILDWVANHSSWDNTLATQHPEWYTKSREGSFQSTPWRDYDDIIDFDYSQPGLRKYMTEALKFWVKEYDIDGYRCDVASFVPIDFWENARRELDAIKPVFMLAEAEDKELHRKAFDATYNWTLWNILHQISINNKSVKTLGEAYIAEHVSIFPKDGIRMNFIDNHDKNSWEGNQYSNFGPALKAATVFTAMMDGMPMVYNGQEAGLDRSLLFFERDPIEWKKHENEALYSTIFALKHKNQALWNGKYGGEMVRIMNNKMDQIISFVREKNGDKVITLINLSREKVQVNFDTSYDAGTYINLFTGKPQQVSKKMILTMEPWEYLVLHQSEN; encoded by the coding sequence ATGCCACGTTTGATCATCACCTTGTTCCTCTTCTTTTATATTACAACCATGTCGCAACAACCCGATTCTAGCTATAAGCCGCAAAAATATGTCGAACTCACAAATCCCGACTGGGCTAAAAATGCAACTGTTTATGAACTCAATATCCGGCAGTTTTCGGCAGAAGGGACATTCAAAGCCATAGAAAAACAGTTGCCGCGCCTTAAGAAAATGGGAATTAACATCATCTGGCTAATGCCGGTGCAGCCCATCGGAGTAGTAAACCGAAAGGGAAGTTTGGGCAGTTATTATTCGGTAAAAGATTATTTGAAGGTAAACCCCGAATTTGGTACTGACGCGGATTTCCGGAGTCTTGTTAAAGCCATCCACGCACAGGGAATGTATGTCATCCTCGATTGGGTTGCGAATCACAGCAGCTGGGACAACACGCTGGCAACCCAACATCCAGAATGGTACACGAAATCCAGAGAAGGCAGTTTCCAGTCGACGCCGTGGCGCGATTACGATGATATTATTGACTTCGATTACAGCCAGCCCGGACTCAGAAAATATATGACCGAAGCCCTGAAGTTTTGGGTAAAGGAATATGATATTGATGGTTACCGCTGCGATGTGGCGAGTTTTGTACCTATAGATTTCTGGGAAAACGCCAGAAGAGAACTTGATGCGATAAAACCGGTCTTTATGCTGGCCGAAGCTGAAGATAAAGAACTCCACAGAAAAGCTTTTGACGCAACCTACAACTGGACACTCTGGAACATCCTCCATCAAATTTCCATCAACAATAAAAGTGTTAAGACACTGGGAGAAGCCTACATCGCAGAACATGTTTCTATTTTTCCGAAAGATGGAATCCGCATGAACTTCATAGACAATCACGACAAAAATTCCTGGGAAGGAAACCAGTACAGCAACTTTGGACCTGCACTGAAAGCCGCTACGGTTTTTACTGCAATGATGGATGGTATGCCGATGGTTTACAATGGTCAGGAAGCTGGTCTGGACCGCTCTTTATTATTTTTCGAAAGAGATCCTATCGAATGGAAGAAACACGAAAATGAAGCACTCTACAGTACCATTTTCGCGCTCAAGCATAAAAACCAGGCACTTTGGAACGGTAAATACGGTGGTGAAATGGTTAGAATCATGAACAATAAAATGGATCAGATAATTTCCTTTGTCCGGGAGAAAAACGGGGACAAGGTCATCACACTTATCAACTTGAGCAGGGAAAAAGTTCAGGTAAATTTTGATACTTCGTATGATGCCGGAACTTACATCAATCTATTTACCGGAAAGCCTCAACAGGTTTCAAAAAAGATGATACTCACTATGGAACCGTGGGAATATCTCGTGCTTCATCAGTCTGAAAATTAG
- a CDS encoding response regulator produces MNKTKEILIIDDDSRNIFALSAVLKAKKYQCISALSAADGLELLSGNTNIGAVLMDMMMPEMDGYEAIGKIKNDDILKNIPVIAITAQAMTGDREKCLEAGADGYISKPVNVDELLTLLNQLIN; encoded by the coding sequence ATGAATAAGACAAAGGAAATCCTTATCATCGATGATGACAGCAGAAACATATTTGCGCTTTCGGCAGTATTGAAAGCAAAAAAATACCAGTGTATCTCAGCCTTAAGTGCCGCTGACGGACTTGAATTGCTGAGTGGAAACACCAACATCGGCGCAGTGCTGATGGACATGATGATGCCGGAAATGGATGGATACGAAGCCATTGGAAAAATAAAAAATGACGACATCCTGAAAAACATTCCGGTGATCGCAATTACAGCCCAGGCAATGACTGGTGATCGAGAGAAATGTCTGGAGGCAGGTGCTGACGGATATATCAGTAAACCCGTGAATGTGGACGAACTGCTGACTTTACTCAATCAATTAATCAATTAA
- a CDS encoding vWA domain-containing protein, with the protein MKRDANHKSGFTFKKHTPEDISHFDRVFEVFKDLLTHTSGDIEEAFEWLEMLDKEYDIFTDEYTLADFEEDLKKRGYIKEEKDSKDGNSGSGTGKNILTPKLEKALREFALDQIFGKLKKTGVGNHRTSKVGVGDERDGETRTFQYGDDLNTVNMTESLKNAQINNGIADLRLTEDDLVVEETRHKAQMSTVLMIDISHSMILYGEDRITPAKKVAMALVELIKRKYPKDSIDIIVFGNEAWPIKIKDLPYLQVGPYHTNTVAGLELAMDILRRKRNTNKQIFMITDGKPSCIKLPTGELYTNSFGLDEMIVTQCLTKAAQARRLKIPITTFMIAQDPYLRKFVEAFTAQNKGKAFLTGLSNLGEMIFEDYERNRIRRI; encoded by the coding sequence ATGAAAAGAGACGCAAACCATAAAAGTGGTTTTACATTTAAGAAACATACGCCCGAAGATATTTCCCATTTCGACCGTGTGTTCGAAGTTTTTAAAGATCTTCTTACCCACACTTCCGGCGACATTGAAGAGGCTTTCGAATGGCTCGAAATGCTCGATAAGGAATACGACATCTTTACCGACGAATATACGCTCGCAGATTTTGAAGAAGACCTTAAAAAGCGTGGCTATATTAAGGAGGAAAAAGATAGTAAAGACGGAAACTCCGGCTCGGGAACTGGAAAAAACATCTTAACACCAAAACTTGAAAAGGCTTTACGGGAATTCGCCCTTGACCAGATTTTCGGGAAGTTAAAGAAAACAGGTGTAGGAAACCATCGCACATCAAAAGTTGGTGTTGGCGACGAGCGCGATGGAGAAACCCGAACCTTCCAGTACGGCGACGATCTGAACACCGTAAATATGACCGAAAGCCTCAAAAATGCCCAGATCAACAATGGAATAGCAGACCTCCGGCTTACTGAAGACGATTTGGTAGTTGAGGAAACCCGTCATAAAGCCCAAATGAGCACGGTACTTATGATCGACATCAGCCACTCCATGATCCTTTACGGAGAAGACCGTATCACGCCCGCAAAAAAAGTAGCGATGGCCCTGGTAGAGCTTATCAAACGTAAATATCCGAAGGATTCAATAGATATCATCGTTTTCGGAAATGAAGCCTGGCCTATTAAAATTAAAGACCTTCCCTATCTTCAGGTTGGACCGTACCACACCAACACCGTCGCAGGTCTCGAACTGGCGATGGACATTCTGCGCCGTAAAAGAAATACCAACAAACAAATCTTCATGATCACCGACGGGAAACCCAGTTGCATAAAACTGCCAACGGGAGAACTTTACACCAACAGTTTCGGGCTGGATGAGATGATCGTTACGCAATGTCTTACAAAAGCAGCACAGGCGAGACGGCTTAAAATCCCCATCACTACCTTTATGATCGCGCAGGATCCTTACCTCCGTAAGTTTGTTGAAGCATTTACTGCTCAAAACAAAGGCAAGGCCTTCCTTACCGGACTTTCAAATCTTGGGGAAATGATTTTTGAAGATTATGAAAGAAACAGGATCAGACGGATTTAA
- a CDS encoding protein-glutamate O-methyltransferase CheR, with protein MKSSEHNDELIEILLSDVLEVYGYDFTGYSRASLKRRILRLYEMDKFVSFAEYRYKIRTEPGYFKRFLEEITINVTEMFRDPAFYKTLRTEILPRLGTYPFIRIWVAGCSTGEEAYSVAIFLKELNLLHKSLIYATDINSEVVATASQAMIPLNKIKLYTENYIAAGGSDQFVNYYTANYSLGKLRDELKSKIIFSTHNLVTDNSFNEFQLILCRNVLIYFDRALQNKVFELFNSSLEKFGYLALGTKETLDFSSVAKNFERLKGEKIWRKIH; from the coding sequence TTGAAATCATCCGAACATAACGACGAACTGATCGAAATCCTGCTCTCGGATGTGCTGGAGGTGTACGGCTACGATTTTACAGGATATTCCCGCGCCTCACTGAAACGAAGGATTCTGAGGCTTTATGAGATGGATAAATTTGTAAGTTTTGCTGAATACCGCTATAAAATAAGAACCGAGCCCGGGTATTTCAAACGTTTTCTGGAGGAGATCACGATTAATGTCACAGAAATGTTCCGGGATCCGGCCTTTTACAAAACCTTACGGACCGAAATCCTGCCGCGGCTCGGCACCTATCCTTTCATACGTATTTGGGTGGCAGGCTGCAGCACAGGCGAAGAAGCGTATTCTGTCGCCATATTTCTGAAGGAACTCAATCTTCTTCACAAATCATTGATTTATGCTACAGATATTAACAGCGAAGTGGTGGCCACTGCAAGCCAGGCAATGATTCCGCTGAACAAAATAAAACTCTATACAGAAAATTATATCGCAGCCGGTGGGAGCGATCAGTTTGTGAACTATTACACCGCAAATTATTCTCTGGGAAAACTGAGAGATGAACTGAAGTCGAAAATTATCTTTTCTACCCATAACCTGGTTACAGATAATTCCTTCAACGAGTTTCAGCTCATTCTATGCCGAAACGTGCTCATTTATTTCGACCGGGCGCTTCAGAATAAAGTTTTTGAACTATTCAACAGCAGCCTGGAGAAATTCGGTTATCTGGCACTGGGAACAAAAGAAACCCTGGATTTTTCTTCAGTGGCAAAGAATTTCGAAAGACTAAAAGGAGAAAAAATCTGGCGAAAAATTCATTAA